The Venenivibrio stagnispumantis genomic sequence TTGGGGATTAATATTTTTATTATTTAAAGCTTTTTTATAAGAATTTACAAATTTTAGTTTTGGAATATTTTTTTCATTTATTACTATCTCAAATTCTTCCGGATTGCCATCTGTTGGTGTTCTTTCATATATAAATATATCCGGCTCTACATATATAGTGTTTTCAGATGAAAAATTTGATAATGGATAAGGATTAAGTAATTTAATTAATTGGATTTTTTCTTCTATTTTTTCATCTTTATATTTCTTTTTAAGATAATCAATATCTGTAATATGTTCTAAATCTTGGTTTATAATATCTTTTATTATCTGGTCTTCGCCAAATCTCTCTTCATATTGAACAATCAATGCCTCTTTTATATTAAGTGATGCTATACCGGCTGGCTCTAATCTTGTTATTCTTTTTCTTATATTTTCTACTATTTCTTCATCTACTTTAAATTTCTCTGCAATCTCTTTAATTGGGGTATCTAAAAATCCTTTTTCGTTGAGATTTCCTACTATTTCATAAGCTATCTCTTTTTCATTATCATCAAATTCTAAATCTATTTGAGAAGAGATAAAATCTAAAAAAGATGGTTGATAAGCTATTCTGTTTAAAGGATTATCTTTTTCTTCATCATCTTCATAATAATCATATTTTGGCTCATAATCAATATCATTTTTTATAATATTAATCTCTTCTTCTAAAAATGGATTTTCTTCAAGCTCATTTCTAATTAGTTCTTCTATTTCAACTTTTTGAAGGGTTAAAATTGTTATCTGTTGTTTTAAACTTAATGTAAGGGTTAATTTATTTTTTAATTTTAGTGATAATGTGTTTTTCATACCCTCATCCTGTTAATTATCTCTTCTATTATTTTATTTTTATTTTCAGCTTTTAATATAGGTCTTCCTACTACTATTATATCTGCTCCATTTTTTACTGCTTCTTCCGGTGTTGCTATTCTCTGTTGGTCATCCATTTTATTATTATCAAATCTTATACCGGGGACAACTGCTATAAAATCTTTATTTATATTTTCTTTTAAAAATCTAACTTCATGGGCAGATGAAACAACTCCATCTATTCCTATATCAATTGCTGTTTTTGCCAAGTTAAAAGCAAGCTCTTTTAAAGAATATTCTGTCTTTATATAATTTTTATATTCTTCATTATGGCTTGTTAAGATGGTTACAGCTATAACTTTTAGATTTGAGTTTTGTTTTGCTTCGTATGCTTTTTCAAGCATTTCTTTACCACCAAGAGAGTGGATAGTAAGGTAATCTATATTTAGCTCCTTAGCCGATAAAACTCCATTATATACTGTGTTTGGAATATCATGAAGTTTTAAATCTAAGAATATCTCAAATCCAAGATTTTTTATATAATCAATCAAGCCATAACCACCTTTTATAAATAAGTTGTATCCTATTTTTATAATAATATCTTTATGCTCTATCTCTTTTATTACTTTTTTTGCTTCTTCTAAATCATTAATATCAACAGCAAATGCTAATTTTTTCTCCACTTTCTCTCCTTATGCAAAATTTATGCCAAAAAAATATTTTATCCTCATTTTAAATTTAAGGCAACTTTTATTAAGCTATGATAAACTTATTATGAATTTACCTTTTAAAGATAATAAAAAGGTTTTGTGATGAATATAAAAGAATTCAAAGAAGCTTTAAAAAATAAGCAGTATATAGAAGCTGTTCCTATTGTTGAGCTTAAAAGAGAACCTACACATCCAGGAGAAATTCTTGAAGAAGAATTTATGAAGCCTTTAGGGCTTTCCCAATCAAAACTTGCTAAAGAACTTGGAGTTAGTATAAGGGCTATTAATGAGATAATAAATAAAAAAAGAGGAATAACTCCTGAAATGGCTATTAGACTTTCTCAAAGGTTTGGAACAACTGCAGAATTCTGGCTTGGATTACAAATAGATTATGATTTATGGAAAGCATACAATAAACCAAGTAGAAAATTTAAAAATAAATCTGTTAATTATTGATATTTATAGCAGGAGGTTTGTATGGAAAAATATTTTTTTGTAAAATCACACGGGCTTGGGAATGATTATATAGTTATGGATGGAGAAAAAATAGATTTTGAGATTACTCCGGATTTTATAAAAAAAATATGTGATGTTCATTATGGTGTAGGTTCAGACGGATTACTTTTAAGATATTCTTCAAAAGTTGCTGATGCTAAGATAAGAATATTTAATCCTGATGGTTCAGAAGCAGAAAAAAGCGGAAATGGACTTAGAATATTTGCTAAATTTTTATATGATTATGGATATGTAAAAAAAGATAGATTTTATATAGAAACAAAAACAGATATAGTAGAAGCATTTATAGAAAAATCTGAAAATAATAAAGCAAAAATAATAACCATAGATATGGGAAAAGCTAATTTTAAATCAAAAGAAATTCCGGTTAATATTGATAAAGAAGAATGCCTTGGAGAAAAGGTTATTTTTAAGGATAAAGAGTTTGAAATAAATTGCGTATCTGTAGGAAATCCCCATTGTGTAATTATAAGAGAGAATTTAGATGAAAATGAGATAAAAGAATACGGAGCTATTATAGAAAATGCACCAATTTTCCCAAACAGAATAAATGTCCAATTTGCAAAACCAATAGATAGAAATAATGTCAAGATTTTAATGTGGGAAAGAGGAGCAGGTTTTACATACGCTTCCGGAAGTTCTTCCTGTGCGGTTGCTTCTGTCTTGTATAAAAAAGGTTTAATAAATAAAGATGTAAATATTCACATGCC encodes the following:
- the rpoN gene encoding RNA polymerase factor sigma-54: MKNTLSLKLKNKLTLTLSLKQQITILTLQKVEIEELIRNELEENPFLEEEINIIKNDIDYEPKYDYYEDDEEKDNPLNRIAYQPSFLDFISSQIDLEFDDNEKEIAYEIVGNLNEKGFLDTPIKEIAEKFKVDEEIVENIRKRITRLEPAGIASLNIKEALIVQYEERFGEDQIIKDIINQDLEHITDIDYLKKKYKDEKIEEKIQLIKLLNPYPLSNFSSENTIYVEPDIFIYERTPTDGNPEEFEIVINEKNIPKLKFVNSYKKALNNKNINPQTKQFLYTKLQQAIGIVKGLQQRREELYKLAKILVNHQKDFLKYGKEHIKPLTLKDVAKEMDLHESTISRIVSSKYAQTPQGFLPLKAFFSTKLNTESGNISPESVKYLIQKLIEEEDKSNPLSDTQIAQILQEKGIKVARRTVAKYREEMNIPDSRKRKVIT
- the pyrF gene encoding orotidine-5'-phosphate decarboxylase, with the translated sequence MEKKLAFAVDINDLEEAKKVIKEIEHKDIIIKIGYNLFIKGGYGLIDYIKNLGFEIFLDLKLHDIPNTVYNGVLSAKELNIDYLTIHSLGGKEMLEKAYEAKQNSNLKVIAVTILTSHNEEYKNYIKTEYSLKELAFNLAKTAIDIGIDGVVSSAHEVRFLKENINKDFIAVVPGIRFDNNKMDDQQRIATPEEAVKNGADIIVVGRPILKAENKNKIIEEIINRMRV
- a CDS encoding HigA family addiction module antitoxin — its product is MNIKEFKEALKNKQYIEAVPIVELKREPTHPGEILEEEFMKPLGLSQSKLAKELGVSIRAINEIINKKRGITPEMAIRLSQRFGTTAEFWLGLQIDYDLWKAYNKPSRKFKNKSVNY
- the dapF gene encoding diaminopimelate epimerase — its product is MEKYFFVKSHGLGNDYIVMDGEKIDFEITPDFIKKICDVHYGVGSDGLLLRYSSKVADAKIRIFNPDGSEAEKSGNGLRIFAKFLYDYGYVKKDRFYIETKTDIVEAFIEKSENNKAKIITIDMGKANFKSKEIPVNIDKEECLGEKVIFKDKEFEINCVSVGNPHCVIIRENLDENEIKEYGAIIENAPIFPNRINVQFAKPIDRNNVKILMWERGAGFTYASGSSSCAVASVLYKKGLINKDVNIHMPGGTLKISISEDWKIKMTGEVKEICTGYLSDEFFY